The following proteins are co-located in the Escherichia fergusonii ATCC 35469 genome:
- a CDS encoding type II toxin-antitoxin system RelE/ParE family toxin, whose translation MAQKNNIRSFRDAWLADFFVHSTPHRKIPAEIHTTLSRKLDIINAATSHRDLRSPPGNRYEELSGKLQEYSSIRVNKQYRLIFKWVNGKAEELYLDPHNY comes from the coding sequence ATGGCTCAAAAGAATAATATAAGGAGTTTTCGTGATGCCTGGCTGGCTGATTTTTTTGTCCACTCAACGCCACATAGAAAGATTCCTGCTGAAATCCATACCACATTATCAAGAAAATTGGACATCATTAATGCTGCCACTTCTCATCGGGATTTACGCTCCCCTCCGGGGAACCGATACGAAGAGTTATCCGGGAAATTACAGGAATACTCCTCCATTAGAGTGAATAAACAGTACCGACTGATATTTAAATGGGTTAATGGCAAGGCCGAAGAATTGTATTTAGATCCACACAACTACTAA
- a CDS encoding TolC family outer membrane protein has product MALLHIKNRKNKGLIFLMGCIVMGKNTLAAPLPQWANAPAVTPVASLSLQESILRAFARNPDVTQQAAQIGIGEAQIDEAKSAWYPHVGLTGNAGPSRQTDSSGRLDNNVSYGITLTQLVYDFGKTDNDIKLQTAARDSYRFKLMATLTDVAEKTATTYMEVSRYQALCDAAQRNINSLENVYNMAALRANAGLNSSSDELQAQTRIAAMRSTLEQYQAQMASAKAQLAVLTGVQPERIAAPPAELAEQPVSLKNIDYQSIPLVLAAENLRQSAQYGVEKTKSQYWPTLSIQGGKTRYQTSDRSYWDDQLQLNVNAPLYQGGAVSAQVQQAEGQQKISASQVEQAKLDVMQRASVAYANWTGARGREEAGLAQSESAHRTRDVYQNEYKLGNRSLNDLLTVEQDVFQAQSAEINANYDGWVAAVNYAAAVNNLIPLAGIKQGLYNDLPDLK; this is encoded by the coding sequence ATGGCGCTATTACATATTAAAAACCGTAAAAATAAAGGTCTTATTTTTTTAATGGGTTGTATTGTCATGGGGAAAAACACACTTGCTGCGCCATTACCGCAATGGGCGAATGCTCCTGCGGTTACGCCTGTTGCCAGTTTATCCTTACAGGAAAGCATATTGCGCGCCTTTGCGCGCAACCCCGACGTCACCCAACAGGCGGCGCAGATAGGTATTGGCGAAGCGCAAATCGATGAAGCCAAAAGTGCCTGGTATCCACACGTTGGATTAACCGGCAACGCGGGGCCGTCCCGGCAAACGGACTCCAGCGGCAGGCTGGATAACAACGTCTCTTATGGCATAACCCTGACGCAGCTGGTGTATGACTTCGGTAAAACAGATAACGATATCAAACTACAAACCGCCGCACGCGACAGCTACCGTTTTAAACTGATGGCAACCTTAACTGACGTAGCCGAAAAGACGGCGACGACCTATATGGAAGTGAGCCGATATCAGGCGTTGTGTGACGCTGCGCAGCGTAATATCAACTCGCTGGAAAACGTCTACAACATGGCGGCACTGCGCGCCAACGCCGGGCTTAACTCATCATCCGATGAATTACAGGCACAGACGCGTATAGCGGCAATGCGCTCGACGCTGGAGCAATACCAGGCGCAAATGGCAAGCGCCAAAGCGCAACTGGCGGTGCTCACTGGTGTACAGCCGGAGAGGATAGCCGCGCCACCTGCTGAATTAGCCGAGCAGCCAGTGTCGCTAAAAAATATTGATTACCAGTCCATACCGCTGGTGCTGGCTGCTGAAAACTTACGCCAGTCTGCCCAGTACGGCGTGGAGAAAACCAAATCGCAATACTGGCCGACGCTCAGTATTCAGGGCGGCAAAACGCGCTACCAGACCAGCGACCGCTCGTACTGGGATGACCAGTTACAACTGAACGTCAACGCGCCGTTGTATCAGGGCGGCGCGGTTTCAGCCCAGGTGCAACAGGCCGAAGGGCAACAAAAAATCTCTGCCTCGCAGGTTGAGCAGGCGAAATTAGATGTTATGCAACGGGCGTCGGTGGCGTATGCCAACTGGACTGGGGCACGGGGACGTGAAGAGGCCGGTTTAGCGCAATCCGAAAGTGCGCACAGAACGCGGGATGTTTATCAGAATGAATATAAATTGGGTAACCGAAGCCTGAACGATCTATTAACCGTCGAGCAAGATGTTTTTCAGGCGCAATCGGCTGAAATAAATGCCAATTATGATGGCTGGGTCGCCGCAGTGAATTATGCCGCTGCGGTAAATAACCTTATTCCATTAGCGGGAATTAAACAGGGCTTATACAACGACTTACCCGACTTGAAATAA
- a CDS encoding APC family permease, giving the protein MSTERNNTGKTLGLWNVVSIGIGAMVGAGIFALLGQAALLMEASTWVAFAFGGIVAMFSGYAYARLGASYPSNGGIIDFFRRGLGNGVFSLALSLLYLMTLAVSIAMVARAFGAYAAQLLHEGSQDEHLILLYALAIIALMTLFNSLSNHAVGRLEVILVGIKMMILLLLIIAGVWSLQPAHISVSAPPSSGAFFSCIGITFLAYAGFGMMANAADKVKDPAVIMPRAFLLAIGVTTLLYISLALVLLSDVSALELEKYADTAVAQAASPLLGHVGYVIVVIGALLATASAINANLFAVFNIMDNMGSERELPKIFNKSLWRQSTWGNIIVVVLIMLMTAALNLGSLASVASATFLICYLAVFVVAIRLRHDIHASLPILLVGMLVMLLVIIGFIYSLWSQGSSALMWIIGALLLSMIVAMVMKRNKTD; this is encoded by the coding sequence ATGAGCACGGAAAGAAATAACACAGGTAAAACTCTCGGTTTGTGGAATGTCGTTTCCATTGGTATTGGGGCGATGGTGGGGGCGGGGATCTTTGCGTTGTTGGGACAAGCAGCGTTGTTGATGGAAGCCTCAACATGGGTTGCGTTTGCCTTCGGCGGTATCGTGGCAATGTTTTCCGGCTACGCCTATGCCCGGCTTGGGGCGAGCTATCCCAGTAACGGCGGTATTATCGATTTTTTTCGCAGAGGATTAGGCAACGGTGTCTTTTCGCTGGCGCTCTCGTTGCTTTATCTGATGACACTGGCTGTCAGTATCGCCATGGTTGCCAGAGCATTCGGGGCTTACGCTGCGCAACTCCTGCATGAAGGAAGCCAGGATGAGCATCTGATTCTGCTTTATGCACTGGCGATTATCGCGCTGATGACGCTTTTCAACTCTTTAAGCAACCATGCGGTTGGTCGGCTGGAAGTGATCCTCGTTGGTATCAAAATGATGATCCTGCTGCTGTTGATCATTGCGGGCGTCTGGTCGCTGCAACCTGCGCATATTTCCGTTTCCGCGCCTCCCAGTTCCGGCGCGTTCTTTTCCTGTATCGGGATTACCTTCCTCGCCTATGCAGGTTTTGGCATGATGGCGAACGCGGCAGATAAAGTGAAAGATCCGGCGGTCATTATGCCGCGAGCATTTTTACTGGCGATAGGCGTTACCACCTTGCTCTATATTTCCCTGGCACTGGTACTACTTAGCGACGTTTCAGCTCTGGAACTGGAAAAATATGCTGATACTGCCGTAGCGCAAGCAGCTTCACCGCTTCTCGGACACGTGGGTTATGTGATTGTGGTCATTGGCGCCTTGTTAGCAACGGCATCCGCCATTAACGCCAACCTGTTTGCCGTGTTCAATATCATGGATAACATGGGTAGCGAGCGCGAACTGCCAAAAATTTTCAATAAATCGCTGTGGCGGCAGAGTACCTGGGGCAACATCATCGTGGTGGTGTTGATCATGCTGATGACGGCAGCGCTTAACCTGGGTTCACTGGCCAGTGTCGCCAGTGCCACCTTTTTGATCTGCTACCTCGCCGTTTTCGTTGTGGCAATCCGTCTGCGTCATGATATCCACGCCTCGTTGCCAATTCTTCTCGTTGGTATGCTGGTCATGCTGCTGGTGATTATTGGCTTTATCTACAGTTTGTGGTCTCAGGGGAGTAGCGCGCTGATGTGGATTATTGGCGCACTGTTACTGAGTATGATCGTGGCTATGGTAATGAAACGTAATAAAACAGACTGA
- the copA gene encoding copper-exporting P-type ATPase CopA — protein sequence MSQTIDLTLDGLSCGHCVKRVKESLEQRPDVEQADVSITEAHVTGTASAEQLIETIKQAGYDASVSHPKAKPLAESSIPSEALTAVSEALPAATADDDDSQQLLLSGMSCASCVTRVQNALQSVPGVTQARVNLAERTALVMGSASPQDLVQAVEKAGYGAEAIEDDAKRRERQQETAVATMKRFRWQAIVALAVGIPVMVWGMIGDNMMVTADNRSLWLVIGLITLAVMVFAGGHFYRSAWKSLLNGAATMDTLVALGTGVAWLYSMSVNLWPQWFPMEARHLYYEASAMIIGLINLGHMLEARARQRSSKALEKLLDLTPPTARLVTEEGEKSVPLADVQPGMLLRLTTGDRVPVDGEITQGEAWLDEAMLTGEPIPQQKGEGDSVHAGTVVQDGSVLFRASAVGSHTTLSRIIRMVRQAQSSKPEIGQLADKISAVFVPVVVVIALVSAAIWYFFGPAPQIVYTLVIATTVLIIACPCALGLATPMSIISGVGRAAEFGVLVRDADALQRASTLDTVVFDKTGTLTEGKPQVVAVKTFADVDEAQALRLAAALEKGSSHPLARAILDKAGDMQLPQVNGFRTLRGLGVSGEAEGHALLLGNQALLNDQQVDTKAIEADISAQASQGATPVLLAIDGKAVALLAVRDPLRSDSVTALQRLHKAGYRLVMLTGDNPTTANAIAKEAGIDEVIAGVLPDGKAEAIKRLQSEGRQVAMVGDGINDAPALAQADVGIAMGGGSDVAIETAAITLMRHSLMGVADALAISRATLRNMKQNLLGAFIYNSIGIPVAAGILWPFTGTLLNPVVAGAAMALSSITVVSNANRLLRFKPKE from the coding sequence ATGTCACAAACTATCGACCTGACCCTGGACGGCCTGTCCTGCGGTCACTGCGTTAAACGCGTGAAAGAAAGTCTCGAACAGCGCCCGGACGTTGAGCAGGCGGATGTGTCTATCACTGAAGCACACGTTACCGGTACTGCCAGTGCAGAACAGCTGATCGAAACCATCAAACAAGCGGGTTATGACGCATCTGTAAGCCACCCAAAGGCTAAACCGCTGGCGGAGTCATCAATCCCGTCGGAAGCACTGACAGCGGTTTCTGAGGCGCTTCCGGCAGCGACCGCCGATGACGATGACAGCCAGCAGTTGCTGTTGAGCGGCATGAGCTGCGCCAGCTGTGTCACCCGCGTACAAAATGCCCTGCAAAGCGTACCGGGCGTCACTCAGGCACGGGTAAACCTGGCGGAGCGTACTGCGCTGGTGATGGGCAGTGCCTCCCCACAAGATTTAGTGCAAGCGGTGGAGAAAGCGGGCTACGGCGCGGAAGCGATTGAAGATGACGCTAAACGCCGCGAGCGCCAGCAAGAAACCGCCGTCGCTACCATGAAGCGCTTCCGCTGGCAGGCAATTGTCGCACTGGCGGTGGGTATCCCGGTGATGGTCTGGGGGATGATCGGCGATAACATGATGGTCACCGCCGACAACCGCAGTCTGTGGTTAGTTATCGGCCTGATAACGCTGGCGGTAATGGTTTTCGCCGGCGGGCATTTTTACCGCAGTGCATGGAAAAGCCTGCTGAACGGCGCGGCGACGATGGATACGCTGGTGGCGCTGGGTACTGGCGTGGCGTGGCTCTATTCAATGAGCGTCAACCTGTGGCCGCAGTGGTTCCCCATGGAAGCGCGACATCTTTATTACGAAGCCAGCGCGATGATTATCGGTCTGATTAATCTCGGCCATATGCTGGAAGCGCGCGCGCGTCAGCGTTCTTCAAAGGCGCTGGAGAAATTACTCGATTTAACCCCGCCGACGGCACGCCTGGTCACTGAAGAAGGTGAAAAAAGCGTGCCGCTGGCAGATGTTCAGCCTGGTATGTTACTGCGCCTGACGACGGGCGACCGCGTGCCGGTAGATGGTGAAATCACCCAGGGCGAAGCGTGGCTGGATGAAGCGATGCTGACGGGCGAACCTATCCCACAGCAAAAAGGCGAAGGCGATAGCGTCCATGCCGGGACCGTGGTGCAGGACGGTAGCGTGCTATTTCGTGCCAGTGCGGTTGGCAGCCATACTACGCTGTCACGGATCATTCGCATGGTGCGCCAGGCCCAGAGCAGTAAACCGGAAATCGGCCAGCTGGCGGATAAAATCTCTGCCGTATTTGTGCCGGTGGTGGTGGTGATTGCGCTGGTCAGTGCGGCAATCTGGTACTTCTTTGGTCCGGCACCGCAAATTGTTTATACCCTGGTGATTGCCACCACGGTACTGATTATCGCCTGCCCGTGTGCGCTGGGGCTGGCAACGCCAATGTCGATTATTTCCGGCGTCGGGCGTGCGGCTGAATTTGGTGTGCTGGTGCGGGACGCCGACGCGTTGCAACGCGCCAGTACGCTCGATACCGTAGTGTTCGATAAAACTGGGACACTGACGGAAGGGAAGCCGCAGGTTGTCGCAGTGAAAACATTTGCTGATGTTGACGAAGCGCAGGCGCTGCGTCTGGCGGCGGCACTGGAAAAAGGTTCCAGCCATCCGCTGGCACGGGCGATCCTCGATAAAGCAGGCGATATGCAACTGCCGCAGGTCAACGGCTTCCGTACATTGCGTGGGCTGGGCGTGAGCGGTGAAGCAGAAGGTCATGCGTTGTTGCTGGGTAATCAGGCGCTGTTAAATGACCAGCAAGTCGATACTAAAGCGATTGAAGCAGATATTTCAGCTCAGGCATCGCAAGGGGCAACGCCTGTGCTGCTGGCGATTGACGGGAAAGCGGTGGCCCTGTTGGCAGTACGAGATCCGTTGCGTAGTGATAGCGTGACGGCGCTACAACGTCTGCATAAAGCGGGATATCGTCTGGTGATGCTAACCGGGGATAACCCGACCACCGCCAATGCGATCGCCAAAGAAGCAGGGATTGATGAGGTGATAGCCGGGGTGCTGCCAGACGGTAAAGCCGAAGCGATCAAACGTCTGCAAAGTGAAGGACGTCAGGTGGCAATGGTGGGTGACGGCATTAACGACGCGCCAGCACTGGCCCAGGCGGATGTCGGTATTGCGATGGGGGGCGGCAGCGATGTTGCCATTGAAACCGCGGCGATTACCCTGATGCGCCATAGCCTGATGGGTGTTGCGGATGCGCTCGCTATTTCCCGCGCAACGCTGCGCAACATGAAGCAGAACCTGCTCGGCGCGTTTATCTATAACAGCATTGGTATTCCGGTTGCCGCCGGTATTTTGTGGCCGTTCACTGGAACCCTGCTTAATCCTGTGGTTGCCGGTGCAGCAATGGCACTCTCGTCGATTACCGTAGTGAGTAACGCCAACCGGTTGCTACGATTTAAACCGAAGGAATAA
- a CDS encoding HigA family addiction module antitoxin — MKQATRKPTTPGDILLYEYLEPLDLKINELAELLHVHRNSVSALINNNRKLTTEMAFRLAKVFDTTVDFWLNLQAAVDLWEVENNMRTQEELGRIETVADYLARREERAKNVA; from the coding sequence ATGAAACAGGCAACAAGAAAACCGACGACACCCGGAGATATTCTTCTCTATGAATATCTGGAGCCGCTCGATTTGAAAATCAATGAGTTAGCAGAGTTGCTGCATGTTCATCGTAATAGCGTCAGTGCACTGATCAATAACAATCGTAAACTCACAACTGAAATGGCGTTTCGTCTGGCTAAAGTTTTTGATACCACAGTCGATTTTTGGCTAAACCTCCAGGCGGCGGTTGATCTTTGGGAAGTTGAAAACAACATGCGTACACAAGAAGAATTGGGACGGATTGAAACAGTGGCTGACTATTTGGCTCGCCGTGAAGAGCGTGCAAAGAATGTTGCGTAA